taaaagactaaataacaatatataatagaaaaataaaaaataacagaaaattcATTCAAAGCCCattttttagttaaattttgctctttttttggCCGGATACGATAGATCTACACAACTCTATACTAAGGAGAGGAGGGACCTGAAGAGGTTCAAGAACAACCCGAAagggactgaaccaccaccaACTCAAACGGGGACCTAAAGAGGTTCAAGGACAACTCGAAAGGGACTGAACCACCATTAATCTCAACGGACACCCGTTGACGACATTTCCAGAAAAGCTTGGATTTTTTTAGAATGTAGGTAAGGAGATTTAATCCCTTAATCTACACCCAAGTAAAGTTTTAAAACTCTCTTGGTGGCCAACTACTTTAGGAGTAGTTGGTTGTaatcttttatattttactCCGTTAGTAGTGTTAGAACTTAAACcgataagaaaagaaattaaaatgagATATTTATGAAGGATAAATAGCAATTTAATAAATGTTAGTACAggaaatgctaaaaaaaaaaaaaacacaagatTCTTTGCCGAGTCAGTTGCTACGCTAGACAAACGGATAAAACTAACTCCACCTTCCCGCCAACTTCCCATCTCTTTCAGGATTCCACAGCTCTCCCTCACAATGAGAATCCTTCAAGACTTGACCTGCAACAACCCAACCATAATCCGATATCACCATTTCCCACTTTCTTTCACCCTATTCAACTCTCCATCCTCTGCTCGCACCATCATCCAGACCCGGTGGAAGAAAAAACCCGCCAACACTGCCCAAACCCGCCTCCATGCCCGTACTCGGGACCCCAAATTGGACCCTCTCACAGCCCATTTTGTCAGGCTCAGCCGCATCCTCAACCTTCACCGTCTCGTTTCAGCCCGAAAACGGGGACCCTTTGTCTCCCTTCAGCTCCTCTCCAGGTGGGCTCCGCACGTTGGCCTCGATACAATCCCTGTTGGAGCGTTTCTCCGGAAATACCCCCATGTGTTCGATGTATTTACTCACCCGATTCTGAGAAATGTGTGTTTTAAATTTAGGCAGGAATTTGTGGAATTGTTGAAGGAAGAGAACGATGTTATACGTGGACTTGAATTTGAGAGTGTGATGAGAATaaagaagattttgatgatgtCTGTTAATGGCAGTATTCATTTGCATGCTCTTAGATTGGCTAGGAAAGAATTGGGATTACCTGAAGATTTTCGTGAATCGATAATTCAGAAGTATGATCATGTTTTTAGGATGGTAAATTTAGAGGTTGTTGAATTGGTAAGGGGAATTAGTTACAATTCTGGTCCTGATGATAGTGACGAAAATGAGAGGTTCATAGGTGTGGCTGAGGTTGAAAAGTGGAGGGAGAAAGAGTATAGGGAGAAGTGGTTGAGTGAATTTGAGGTTAAGTATGCATTTCCGATGAATTTTCCTACAGGGTTTAAGAAAGAAGCTGGGTTTAAGGATAAGCTAAGGAACTGGCAAAGGCTTAATTATGTGAAGCCATATGAGAAAAAGGAGGTGGTTCGGGTGCGGACTTGTGGTGGGGTTGAGCGGTATGAGAAGCGGGCTGTGGCAATTATTCATGAGT
Above is a genomic segment from Coffea eugenioides isolate CCC68of chromosome 5, Ceug_1.0, whole genome shotgun sequence containing:
- the LOC113770492 gene encoding protein ROOT PRIMORDIUM DEFECTIVE 1, which translates into the protein MRILQDLTCNNPTIIRYHHFPLSFTLFNSPSSARTIIQTRWKKKPANTAQTRLHARTRDPKLDPLTAHFVRLSRILNLHRLVSARKRGPFVSLQLLSRWAPHVGLDTIPVGAFLRKYPHVFDVFTHPILRNVCFKFRQEFVELLKEENDVIRGLEFESVMRIKKILMMSVNGSIHLHALRLARKELGLPEDFRESIIQKYDHVFRMVNLEVVELVRGISYNSGPDDSDENERFIGVAEVEKWREKEYREKWLSEFEVKYAFPMNFPTGFKKEAGFKDKLRNWQRLNYVKPYEKKEVVRVRTCGGVERYEKRAVAIIHELLCLTVEKMVDVQHLVHFRKDLGIEVNLRELVLKHPGIFYMSTKGDTQMVFLREAYSKGCLVEPNPIYDVRRKMLDLILLGPRCTRRLRTEWEVSNQGQDVICTESRRKVSDEEQDISCIERQGEAKDGDFVIPILEDFADCSHQNGHQ